The following are encoded together in the Thalassomonas haliotis genome:
- a CDS encoding endonuclease/exonuclease/phosphatase family protein: MPEEKPQRQGVTDLAVGNIQLKIASFNLFNYLAPPNAYYDFQRIYSAEQWDKKQHWIADYLKAHQPDVIGFQEVFSPEPLKTLVAGLGYRYFHVVDRPQVTDGFIYSHPVVAIASRYPVIGADAIVPDTGLAGAMGLKAGFSFSRKVLRATVDLPHIGFCDCYVVHFKSKRPLFDYQPDKTLSDEKNTLEQLKAQVTGGWGAAMQRGSEAALLFVEMLSRREASGLPMILMGDFNNSLSQEELLFLTTRLLRADAVTGSDVYLEKYCLQDAWDLFQAVAVSRGKASSGRRPSHYYGAKGFVLDYILLSREFDAGYQLSLFEVSGYETYDRHLINPIFDRDGESSDHAIPMVTLTLRK; the protein is encoded by the coding sequence TTGCCGGAAGAAAAACCTCAGCGCCAAGGCGTTACCGATTTAGCCGTTGGCAATATCCAGTTAAAGATTGCCAGCTTTAACCTGTTTAACTATCTTGCCCCGCCCAATGCGTATTATGATTTTCAGCGTATCTACAGCGCAGAGCAATGGGATAAAAAACAGCACTGGATAGCCGATTATCTAAAAGCGCATCAACCGGATGTGATCGGCTTTCAGGAAGTTTTTAGTCCTGAACCGTTAAAAACACTAGTGGCAGGGCTGGGCTACCGATATTTTCATGTGGTGGATCGCCCCCAGGTGACGGACGGCTTTATTTATTCGCATCCTGTGGTGGCTATTGCTTCGAGGTATCCTGTAATTGGGGCCGATGCAATTGTGCCTGATACCGGCCTTGCCGGGGCCATGGGCCTTAAAGCGGGATTTTCTTTTAGCCGTAAAGTGCTAAGAGCCACGGTGGATTTACCCCATATCGGTTTTTGCGACTGTTATGTGGTGCATTTTAAATCTAAGCGCCCTTTGTTTGACTATCAGCCGGACAAGACTTTATCCGATGAAAAAAATACCCTTGAACAGCTTAAAGCCCAAGTGACAGGAGGGTGGGGAGCGGCGATGCAAAGGGGCAGCGAAGCGGCCTTGTTATTTGTTGAGATGCTCAGCCGGCGTGAAGCCAGCGGTTTGCCAATGATTCTGATGGGGGACTTTAACAACAGCCTGTCCCAGGAGGAGTTGCTGTTTTTAACAACGCGGCTGCTGCGTGCTGATGCCGTTACCGGCAGTGACGTTTATCTTGAAAAGTACTGCCTGCAGGATGCCTGGGATTTGTTTCAGGCAGTAGCTGTGAGCCGGGGAAAGGCAAGCTCTGGCCGCCGGCCAAGCCATTATTACGGCGCTAAGGGTTTTGTTCTCGATTATATTTTGCTTTCCCGCGAATTTGATGCCGGTTATCAATTAAGCCTGTTTGAGGTCAGCGGTTATGAAACCTATGATCGCCATTTGATTAATCCGATTTTTGATCGTGATGGCGAAAGCAGCGATCACGCCATTCCCATGGTGACTCTGACATTACGCAAATAA
- a CDS encoding helix-turn-helix domain-containing protein has translation MQALDQYLAQTLKQQRKEKSWSLDRAAKETGVSKAMLGQIERGESSPTVATLWKIASGFHLSLSTFLEPPVSGAEQTVIRSAAELRRQPASDQMLVAPLFPFEAHFGFELFELTLLPGYKRLAEAHEKGVTEHVIVTSGEMELLVDDKWLPLKQGAAVRFAADKAHGYRNLQQRPAVFHSLIHYP, from the coding sequence ATGCAAGCACTCGATCAATACCTGGCCCAGACATTAAAACAACAGCGAAAAGAAAAAAGCTGGAGCCTGGACCGGGCAGCAAAAGAAACCGGCGTCAGCAAAGCCATGCTGGGTCAAATAGAACGGGGTGAGTCGAGTCCGACAGTGGCCACCTTATGGAAAATCGCCAGCGGCTTTCATTTATCCCTGTCCACTTTTCTTGAACCCCCGGTAAGTGGTGCTGAACAAACCGTGATCCGCTCGGCCGCCGAACTGCGCCGCCAACCCGCCAGCGATCAAATGCTGGTGGCCCCGCTGTTTCCCTTTGAAGCTCACTTTGGCTTTGAATTATTCGAATTAACCTTGTTGCCCGGATACAAGCGTCTCGCAGAAGCCCATGAAAAAGGCGTCACAGAACATGTGATCGTCACCAGCGGAGAAATGGAGTTACTGGTTGACGATAAGTGGCTACCCCTTAAACAGGGAGCCGCCGTGAGATTTGCCGCCGACAAAGCACACGGTTACCGGAACCTTCAGCAGCGGCCTGCGGTATTTCACAGCCTGATCCACTACCCCTAA
- a CDS encoding benzoate/H(+) symporter BenE family transporter, producing MGSISGISKITGFFSVSHICAGFVAVLVGYTSAAVIIFQAAEAGGASSAQISSWLWALGIGMGLSSIALSLYFRAPILTAWSTPGAALLVTALSSASLNEATGIFIFSSSLILLCGISGWFEKIMRHVPESLAGGMLAGVLLPFGLDIFKVLTDECLLVASMLAVYMLFKHALPRYVIPLVLLTGGCAAFFQGLLQLDNLRWQLSIPVWVMPDFNFQQLIGIGIPLFIVTMASQNVPGIAALRANGYQTPVSPLIATTGVTGVVLAPFGGFAFNLAAITAAICQGKEAGVDPDKRYLATVWAGGFYLLTGVFGASVVALFAAFPSELVMALAGLALLGTIGHSLSSSLAEQKGREAVLLTFLVTASGMNLAGIGSAFWGLAIGLLAYHLQNLFTLHSKKSAAQSKVAGKYSS from the coding sequence ATGGGGTCAATATCGGGCATATCTAAAATTACGGGCTTTTTCAGCGTATCGCATATCTGTGCCGGTTTTGTTGCTGTGCTGGTGGGTTATACCAGTGCGGCGGTGATTATTTTTCAGGCGGCGGAAGCTGGCGGGGCATCGTCGGCGCAAATCAGCTCCTGGTTATGGGCATTAGGCATAGGCATGGGACTGAGCAGTATCGCCCTGTCGCTATATTTTCGTGCCCCGATCTTAACGGCCTGGTCGACACCTGGGGCGGCCTTACTGGTAACGGCCTTATCTTCAGCTTCGTTAAATGAGGCGACAGGCATCTTTATTTTCAGCTCAAGTTTGATTTTACTGTGCGGCATCAGCGGCTGGTTTGAAAAAATTATGCGCCATGTGCCTGAATCTTTGGCCGGGGGCATGCTTGCCGGTGTTTTACTGCCATTTGGCCTGGACATCTTTAAAGTATTGACCGACGAGTGTTTACTGGTGGCGAGTATGCTGGCGGTGTATATGCTGTTTAAACACGCCTTGCCCCGTTATGTTATTCCCCTGGTGCTGTTAACCGGCGGCTGCGCTGCATTTTTTCAGGGGCTGTTGCAACTGGATAACCTTCGCTGGCAATTGTCGATCCCAGTTTGGGTGATGCCGGACTTTAATTTTCAGCAGTTAATTGGTATCGGTATTCCGTTATTTATCGTGACCATGGCATCGCAAAATGTTCCGGGTATCGCAGCCCTGAGGGCAAACGGTTATCAAACGCCGGTATCTCCGCTCATTGCTACGACCGGGGTTACCGGCGTGGTACTGGCGCCTTTTGGCGGTTTTGCCTTTAATCTGGCGGCGATCACCGCGGCTATTTGCCAGGGAAAAGAGGCGGGAGTAGACCCGGACAAGCGTTATCTGGCCACGGTGTGGGCCGGCGGCTTTTACTTGCTGACCGGAGTGTTCGGGGCAAGTGTTGTCGCCTTATTTGCCGCTTTCCCAAGCGAGCTGGTGATGGCCCTTGCCGGCCTGGCGTTATTGGGCACTATCGGTCATAGCCTGTCTTCCTCTTTGGCTGAGCAAAAGGGACGGGAAGCGGTGTTGCTCACTTTTTTAGTGACCGCTTCCGGTATGAATCTGGCGGGGATCGGCAGTGCCTTTTGGGGCCTGGCTATCGGGCTGCTGGCTTATCACTTGCAAAACCTTTTTACGCTCCATAGCAAAAAATCTGCAGCGCAAAGCAAAGTAGCCGGGAAATATTCAAGCTGA
- a CDS encoding pyridoxal-phosphate dependent enzyme: MSRDNWQVQPKIIIVEPRLAPCLQQSIRQREVCTVSEGVSNMGPLDCKSPSLLAFDILRRQADSFVTVSGQEANTQETPG, translated from the coding sequence TTGAGCCGCGATAACTGGCAAGTTCAACCAAAAATCATCATCGTCGAACCCCGGCTTGCTCCCTGTCTGCAGCAAAGTATCAGACAAAGAGAAGTTTGCACGGTTTCGGAAGGGGTTTCCAATATGGGGCCTCTCGATTGCAAAAGCCCTTCCCTGCTGGCATTTGATATTTTGCGCCGCCAGGCGGACAGCTTTGTTACGGTATCGGGACAAGAAGCCAACACACAAGAAACTCCCGGATAA
- a CDS encoding lanthionine synthetase C family protein produces the protein MSPALPSAIENRPLIEQILKQLGDTISNLPTKPGYCGLLSGLSGNLLFLYKLSVFNTKLVNEEVFDEKLEFLQQQLAAHIHYNDLSSGLSGQGWLLEYLNQAQGDNYDPEMCEEIDSILQESLSDTPWPGEIEMVLGLGGIAVYAARRLLKSPSGVLFETLVSHFEQAAIQITEHTLTWSQPANSVYRFNKDDKAIPEFNLGLAHGVPGIIAALLPALKIPALQQRTQSLLMQSCDWLMAQELDKHDFGSCFASSCNEQHISRLGWCYGDLTIALTLARVGRALELPSYLEKAKEISLHAAGRDRHKGMVNDAGLCHGSAGIALIFQLLHQQLNEPELLQTANKWLNVTLDDYREKGLKGFYMYSGVTKEHEQDTGFLMGYTGIGLCLLSALTGDTDWVDSLLMA, from the coding sequence ATGTCTCCTGCATTACCGTCAGCCATTGAAAACCGCCCGCTTATCGAACAAATTCTCAAACAACTCGGCGATACCATCTCAAATTTACCCACAAAGCCGGGGTATTGTGGTTTATTGAGCGGTTTAAGCGGAAACCTGTTGTTTTTATACAAACTCAGTGTATTCAACACTAAGCTGGTCAATGAAGAAGTCTTTGATGAAAAACTGGAATTTTTACAACAGCAACTGGCCGCCCATATTCATTATAACGATTTAAGCAGTGGTCTCAGCGGACAGGGCTGGTTACTGGAATATCTCAACCAGGCTCAGGGGGACAATTATGACCCCGAAATGTGTGAGGAAATAGACAGTATTTTACAGGAAAGTTTGTCGGATACTCCCTGGCCGGGAGAAATTGAAATGGTACTCGGCTTAGGGGGCATCGCCGTCTATGCCGCCAGGCGTTTATTAAAATCCCCCTCGGGCGTTTTATTCGAAACTTTAGTCAGCCACTTTGAGCAGGCCGCCATTCAAATCACAGAGCACACCCTGACCTGGTCACAACCGGCAAACTCGGTTTATCGTTTCAACAAAGATGATAAAGCAATCCCGGAATTCAACCTCGGCCTGGCCCATGGCGTGCCCGGGATCATTGCCGCCTTATTACCGGCGCTAAAAATACCGGCTTTACAGCAACGCACTCAATCTTTGCTGATGCAAAGCTGTGACTGGCTGATGGCACAAGAGCTGGATAAGCACGACTTTGGCAGCTGTTTTGCTTCCTCATGTAACGAGCAGCACATTTCACGCCTGGGCTGGTGTTACGGCGATCTAACCATAGCCCTCACCCTGGCCCGGGTAGGCCGGGCGCTGGAACTGCCTTCTTATCTTGAAAAGGCAAAAGAGATCAGCTTACATGCCGCCGGACGCGACAGACACAAGGGTATGGTCAATGATGCCGGTTTATGTCACGGCAGTGCCGGCATTGCCCTGATTTTTCAATTATTACATCAACAGCTTAATGAGCCTGAATTATTGCAAACAGCAAATAAATGGCTGAATGTCACCCTGGACGACTACCGGGAAAAAGGCTTGAAGGGATTTTATATGTATTCGGGCGTCACTAAAGAGCACGAACAGGATACCGGATTTTTAATGGGTTATACAGGAATAGGCCTGTGTCTGTTATCGGCCTTAACCGGCGATACCGACTGGGTAGATTCCTTATTGATGGCTTAG
- a CDS encoding GDCCVxC domain-containing (seleno)protein → MKKMILVSKITCPKCGYQQEETMPDNACWYYYQCNACHAWLKPLSGDCCVFCSFGTVKCPPVQLGENCCD, encoded by the coding sequence ATGAAAAAGATGATACTTGTTTCAAAGATTACTTGTCCCAAGTGTGGTTATCAGCAAGAAGAAACCATGCCGGACAATGCCTGCTGGTATTATTATCAGTGCAATGCCTGTCATGCCTGGTTGAAACCCCTAAGCGGCGATTGCTGTGTTTTTTGCTCCTTCGGCACGGTGAAATGCCCGCCGGTACAGCTTGGCGAAAACTGTTGTGATTGA
- a CDS encoding VOC family protein, which produces MTISLTHIALHVKDLRACVEFYQQYAGLNIIRERRPLGTDGKRIVWMAETGKERDFILVMLPGGPKKYQQDNDFSHLGFAMTSKQAVDDIAQRAKKDGILVWPCKQEPFPVGYYCGVKDPDGNFVEFSYGQPLGPGAE; this is translated from the coding sequence ATGACAATTTCCCTAACCCACATCGCCTTACATGTAAAAGACTTACGCGCCTGTGTCGAATTTTACCAACAATATGCCGGCCTCAACATTATCCGCGAGCGCAGACCCCTGGGCACAGACGGCAAACGTATCGTCTGGATGGCAGAGACAGGCAAAGAGCGCGACTTTATTTTGGTGATGCTGCCCGGCGGACCGAAAAAATACCAGCAAGACAATGATTTTTCCCACCTGGGCTTTGCCATGACCAGTAAGCAGGCCGTCGATGACATCGCACAACGGGCAAAAAAAGACGGTATCCTGGTCTGGCCCTGTAAACAAGAGCCCTTTCCCGTCGGCTATTATTGCGGGGTCAAAGATCCCGACGGCAATTTCGTGGAATTCAGTTATGGCCAACCGCTGGGTCCGGGGGCCGAATAA
- a CDS encoding DEAD/DEAH box helicase, which produces MQFTEFGLDKRLLSAIEHMGFEQATEIQHQAIPAAMSGHDLIASSKTGSGKTLAYLLPAMQRLIKNRPLAKRDPRVVILTPTRELAKQVFAQLRLFTSGTQFKSVLILGGENFNDQVKVLEKDPQFIVATPGRLADHLSQGHFYLNGLELLILDEADRMLDLGFSKQLAQINKAADHRKRQTLMFSATLDHAQVNDFALELLNKPKRIAIGHAHTEHKDINKRFYLCDHLDHKQALLEHFLKAEDYQQMIIFTATRTDTERLSKELSGQGLSTVALSGDLNQSQRNQIMDGFSKGQQKILITTDLASRGLDLTNVSHVINFDLPKHCEEFVHRIGRTGRAGSKGDAISFVGPKDWWSFKNIEAFLQQNFSFEQVEGLKAKFKGLKPKKEAGSDKKQAGAKKKAVKKKSPQARKASNKTFHFAEDAGDMPVLRRKGGLQEHEDNEES; this is translated from the coding sequence TTGCAATTTACTGAATTTGGCTTAGATAAAAGGTTGTTATCCGCCATTGAACATATGGGCTTTGAACAGGCCACAGAGATTCAACACCAGGCCATACCTGCGGCCATGTCGGGACATGATTTAATTGCATCGTCTAAAACAGGGTCGGGTAAAACCTTGGCCTATTTGCTGCCGGCGATGCAGCGCTTGATTAAAAACCGCCCGTTGGCCAAACGCGACCCCAGGGTGGTGATTTTAACGCCGACCCGGGAGTTGGCGAAACAGGTGTTTGCCCAGCTACGTTTATTTACCTCGGGCACACAGTTTAAGTCGGTATTGATCCTCGGCGGTGAAAATTTTAACGACCAGGTGAAAGTGCTGGAAAAAGACCCGCAGTTTATTGTTGCCACCCCGGGCCGCCTGGCGGACCATCTTTCGCAGGGACATTTTTACTTAAACGGTTTAGAGTTGTTGATTCTTGATGAAGCGGACCGCATGCTGGATTTGGGCTTTTCCAAACAGCTGGCGCAAATCAATAAAGCCGCCGATCACAGAAAACGCCAAACCCTGATGTTTTCCGCGACCCTGGACCATGCCCAGGTGAATGATTTTGCTTTAGAGCTGTTGAATAAACCTAAACGTATTGCTATCGGGCATGCCCATACCGAGCATAAAGACATCAACAAGCGTTTTTACCTGTGTGATCATTTAGATCACAAACAGGCTTTGCTTGAGCATTTCCTCAAGGCTGAAGATTACCAGCAGATGATTATTTTCACCGCCACCCGCACCGATACCGAACGCTTATCAAAAGAGTTGTCGGGCCAGGGATTAAGTACCGTGGCACTGAGTGGTGATTTGAACCAGAGCCAGCGTAACCAAATCATGGATGGTTTTAGTAAAGGCCAGCAGAAAATTTTGATCACCACAGATTTAGCTTCCCGTGGCCTGGATTTAACCAATGTTTCCCATGTGATTAACTTTGACTTGCCTAAACATTGTGAAGAATTCGTGCACCGTATCGGCCGCACCGGCCGCGCCGGCAGTAAAGGGGATGCCATCTCTTTTGTCGGTCCGAAAGACTGGTGGAGTTTTAAAAATATCGAAGCTTTCTTGCAGCAAAACTTTAGCTTTGAGCAAGTGGAAGGGTTAAAGGCCAAGTTTAAAGGCCTGAAACCGAAAAAAGAGGCCGGCAGCGATAAAAAGCAGGCCGGAGCGAAGAAAAAGGCAGTGAAGAAAAAGTCGCCCCAGGCGCGCAAAGCCAGTAATAAAACCTTTCATTTTGCCGAGGATGCCGGGGATATGCCGGTACTCAGACGCAAAGGCGGCTTGCAGGAGCATGAGGATAACGAAGAAAGTTAG
- a CDS encoding GNAT family N-acetyltransferase, translating into MAPQYQGQGLGQRILQQVLQQAKGKTVLLTVLKENPALNLYKKLGFTVTGEDEYEFHMQVKPGWRHRD; encoded by the coding sequence ATGGCTCCCCAATACCAGGGACAAGGTTTAGGTCAAAGAATTCTGCAGCAAGTCTTGCAACAGGCAAAAGGCAAAACCGTGCTGCTTACGGTATTAAAAGAAAACCCGGCCCTTAACTTATATAAAAAACTTGGTTTTACCGTTACAGGTGAAGATGAATACGAGTTTCATATGCAGGTTAAGCCTGGCTGGCGCCACCGGGATTAA
- the gltX gene encoding glutamate--tRNA ligase, translating into MTLTTRFAPSPTGYLHVGGARTALYSWLYAKKNGGDFILRIEDTDLERSTQASVDAIMDGMNWLNLDWTHGPYFQTKRFDRYKEVIDQLIETGHAYRCYCTAEEVEAMREEARSKGENERYNGMWRERTDYPADKPYVIRFKNPLEGEVVIKDAVKGEIVISNKELDDLIIARSDGSPTYNLTVVVDDWDMKVSHVVRGDDHVNNTPRQINILNALGAPLPVYAHIPMILGDDGKRLSKRHGAVSVMQYRDDGYLPEALLNYLVRLGWSHGDQEIFSREEMIELFDLTGCNRAPSAFNTDKLIWVNQHYMKTLDPEYVASHLAWHMEDQGISTDNGPALAEIVKVQADRVKTLKEMAQISRYFYLDFTEFDAAAGKKHLRPVAKEPLELVKAKLSALENWQSDAIHQAINATAEALELGMGKVGMPLRVAATGAGNSPSLDITLELMDKDKVLARIDMALAFIEERIANS; encoded by the coding sequence ATGACATTAACAACCCGATTTGCACCAAGCCCGACCGGATACTTACATGTAGGCGGCGCCCGTACCGCTTTATATAGCTGGTTATACGCCAAGAAAAATGGCGGTGATTTTATTCTGCGTATAGAAGACACCGATCTGGAACGTTCCACCCAGGCTTCTGTCGATGCCATTATGGACGGCATGAACTGGTTAAACCTTGACTGGACCCACGGACCTTATTTTCAAACCAAGCGTTTTGACCGTTATAAAGAAGTCATTGACCAACTGATTGAAACCGGCCATGCCTATCGTTGTTACTGCACCGCAGAAGAAGTAGAAGCCATGCGCGAAGAAGCGCGCAGCAAAGGTGAAAACGAACGTTATAACGGCATGTGGCGTGAGCGTACCGACTATCCGGCAGATAAACCTTATGTGATCCGCTTTAAGAACCCTTTAGAAGGGGAGGTCGTGATCAAGGATGCGGTGAAAGGTGAAATTGTTATCTCAAATAAAGAGCTTGATGACTTGATCATTGCCCGCTCCGACGGCTCGCCTACTTATAACCTGACGGTGGTTGTTGATGACTGGGATATGAAAGTCAGCCATGTGGTACGCGGTGACGATCACGTTAACAATACCCCGCGTCAAATTAATATCTTAAATGCATTAGGGGCACCATTACCTGTTTATGCCCATATCCCGATGATTTTAGGGGATGACGGCAAACGTTTATCAAAACGTCACGGCGCAGTAAGTGTGATGCAATACCGGGATGACGGTTACCTGCCGGAGGCCCTGCTGAACTATTTAGTGCGTTTGGGCTGGTCGCACGGCGATCAGGAGATTTTCTCCCGAGAAGAAATGATCGAGTTGTTTGATTTAACCGGCTGTAACCGGGCGCCTTCTGCTTTTAATACCGACAAGCTTATCTGGGTTAACCAGCATTATATGAAAACCCTTGACCCTGAATATGTTGCCTCGCATCTGGCCTGGCACATGGAAGACCAGGGGATTAGCACAGATAACGGCCCGGCATTAGCTGAAATTGTTAAAGTGCAGGCCGACCGGGTGAAAACGTTAAAAGAAATGGCACAAATCAGCCGTTATTTCTACCTGGACTTCACTGAGTTTGATGCCGCAGCCGGTAAGAAACACTTACGTCCGGTAGCCAAAGAGCCGCTTGAGCTGGTAAAAGCCAAGCTAAGCGCCCTGGAAAACTGGCAAAGCGATGCCATCCACCAGGCCATCAATGCCACTGCCGAAGCCTTGGAATTGGGCATGGGGAAAGTCGGTATGCCGCTGCGTGTTGCAGCGACCGGCGCCGGTAATTCCCCGTCACTGGATATTACCCTGGAATTAATGGATAAAGATAAAGTGCTTGCCCGTATTGATATGGCATTGGCCTTTATTGAAGAGCGCATTGCCAATAGCTAG
- a CDS encoding DMT family transporter, whose amino-acid sequence MTPPKLSFILLAITSAICMGTIGTLARFAALPAEHITFYRLFLGALCLLVYMLASSKRSQILHKPGKRTLINGAMLAGFMFFYIQAMNYTSMANAVMLIYLAPLVSAVFAHFIFKERLAFANVLIIAIALLGFAMMMQFSVANSGNKKEILGLFYGVLSLLTYSAFMLINRKPDKSTPYQSTLVQLVTGALCLLPLMLASRPEISANQALWLLAIGIIPGFIAILCAVKALRNLPAVTFGTLAYVEPVAVVCFAWFLFAETLNLLQLTGCTLIILAGIAQGVLMQRAGSKAGPGVTLTDKASSPSA is encoded by the coding sequence ATAACCCCTCCCAAGTTATCTTTTATTTTACTGGCGATAACCTCTGCCATTTGCATGGGCACCATAGGTACACTGGCGCGCTTTGCCGCTTTACCCGCCGAGCACATCACCTTTTACCGGTTATTTTTAGGTGCCCTGTGCCTGCTTGTCTATATGCTGGCCTCATCGAAACGCAGCCAGATTTTACATAAACCGGGCAAGCGTACTTTAATCAATGGCGCCATGCTCGCCGGTTTTATGTTTTTTTATATCCAGGCGATGAACTATACCAGCATGGCCAATGCCGTGATGCTGATATACCTGGCCCCGTTAGTCAGTGCGGTATTTGCACATTTTATTTTTAAGGAGCGCCTGGCCTTTGCCAATGTATTGATCATAGCAATCGCCTTACTGGGCTTTGCCATGATGATGCAGTTTTCAGTAGCGAACTCAGGCAATAAAAAGGAAATTTTAGGCCTGTTCTACGGGGTCTTGTCGCTACTGACCTACAGCGCCTTTATGCTGATCAACCGCAAACCGGACAAATCGACGCCATACCAGAGCACCTTAGTACAGCTAGTCACCGGAGCCTTGTGCCTGCTGCCCCTGATGTTGGCTTCAAGACCTGAAATATCCGCCAATCAGGCTTTATGGCTATTGGCCATAGGTATCATCCCCGGCTTTATTGCCATCTTATGCGCGGTAAAAGCATTGAGAAACTTACCTGCGGTCACCTTCGGCACTTTGGCTTATGTTGAACCGGTTGCCGTGGTTTGCTTTGCCTGGTTCCTTTTTGCCGAAACCTTAAACCTGCTGCAATTAACTGGCTGCACTTTAATCATACTCGCCGGTATCGCCCAGGGCGTGTTAATGCAAAGAGCCGGCAGCAAAGCTGGCCCCGGTGTCACCTTAACAGACAAGGCAAGCAGCCCTTCAGCTTGA